In the genome of Malania oleifera isolate guangnan ecotype guangnan chromosome 5, ASM2987363v1, whole genome shotgun sequence, the window ctctctctctacgaattCTCGCCACTCATTGACAGATTCAACAATCAAAAGTTATTACGAGagtctaggggagattctctgcaagtctagtGGAATAGATCCTTGATCTGAGCTTTTCGGGcattactccaaaatcagggtaagtaggttattttaagtCTTTGTGGTTGTTGTGAACTATAGGAAGGCCTAGGGAATGATTAATGCATGGTTGCTCATCTAGAGTTTGTGTTGAtatatttggggaaaatgtgGTTTCAAGATTTTGAACTACAATTGTCGTAAGGCATGGAGTTTGGGGTTTCCAATGGGCTTTCttgtaagtcaggtaaggggatttgtcttACATCAGTTACTTTTGAAATCTAAATCggttaaactatattttatggttttcgaaaaattagggttttggggtatggtctccatttttatttaaacttatatattcttattatattaaaggttggagatgcttgaacccttgtTTTTAAACTAAATGATATTTTTTGaaccatttattatattatagcatatttaatcaaatgagtgtgacgTGGGATGGTAAATGTGAATTAGCTGAACTAGTGAAATATttgtatgagatatgggaactggagttccaaattgttttcaaGAACTATGGAAAATGAGATGTCGGTTTAAGACTGAGGCCTGTGAATGCCTGGTAATGTCGATGAATGAAtcagtttgtgaaaaatactagaattggtTAAATGTTTTATGGAATGAAGATAGGTTACTGtgctttcattataaattgtatatatgatgtatgaaccaCCTGAGGAACTAGTTACTATtggagcacagtaccattgctagtgggtgATACAGTGCAACCCACACCTTATTGTTAAGGGGGGTATCTGAAAAGTCGATTGGTGACTGGCTCTGGTGTATGATTCAGGGTGGGTTTGACCAAAGCGGACTTGTAACATTGAAATGATTAGACTAGTTGGCCTCCAGAGCTAGATTAGGTCTACAGACCGCATAACTCgtaccataggggaagtaaatagGGTTCATGTGGTGTTCCAAGGTAGGGAGGAGTttgatatgcatatacatgatttaaaaacaaaatggACAGAATTACAGCTTTGAGTATCGAGCCGAAGGATTTGCAGTGTATGGGCATGTATCCTACCCcaaccttgggaactctcgcttgtaatgagccACACTATCTTTTACAGGAATTATATACATATCTTCGATATTACAGGGTTTAGAATATTTTAAATGCGTAATTCATTTTACTTAAACTTACTATTGTCTTCTGTTGGAATAAACTCATATgatcacacactaatgtaatctaatccaccttactaagaagtttttcaccccaatatacaaatcttgtttcaggtcctacaagaAACCGAACCTAGCATTCTAGAGGATTTTGGAGCGTAGTGTTTTGTGAGATTTGTAAGTACTGGACTATGGTCAGGTTAtctttttgggattgtaatagaaacattggaagtatttatgtaatagtattaacttagaactctggtatggtattttaAGAATGAAACTTTTTAGCTGCTTTATTGTATGTTGTTTATGGAAAGGGCAACCGCAAACCCTTCGAGGTCGAACCCTCTTATTTATAGTATCagagagtattttttttttttttatgttatgttttctagcactccgagcccatgtggagggtcgaggcgttacagttggtatcagagcaaaccagattgttaggttttgtagacttggttagacgagGTTAGGAGGTCATACTAGGGTATAGGAAGATAGGAGCGAGTAGAATGGGAATGTTGAGTTTTTCTTCGTAAGCctggagacagaaatccattggtggacttctgtgtttttctggatcagtcgatgggttcagaaaatcatgacaATCCATTGATGATTTTGTTTCCGAGTGGAGGGGCGGAACTTGAGTCAGAATTAGGGTATTAACCTGGCAAAGTATGTCGTCATTAGGGAGGATAAGTTATTAAAGTAAATCAAATGGTATTGTAGTTGTAGCAGGTATATAAGTACTAAGATTCTAGACAATTTTCTTAATTGTCTCTTCGGGATGGAGTCTAGGGATAATACTGCCAACGCTGGAGGCATTAGTAGCGAGGGAGCTGCCCATGAGGGTGGCAGTGACTCTATAGTAGCGTTTTGGGACTTCGTCTAGCAATTTATGACAGAGGTTAGGCGAAATGCGAGGAGGCAGGACCGTCCCACGACTGAGCTAAGAGGTTCTATTGATCAGTTCACCCGACTAAAGCCTCCTACCTTCACAGGGAGTACAGATCCAATCCGTGCAGAGAATTAGATtcgggagatcgagaagatcttggctATTTTATGTTGCatagatgagcagaaggtgctctATGTGGCATTCAAGTTTACTAGAGAaaccgagagatggtgggaatcggTGAAGCTGCTTGAGGCACAGACATTAGTGTCGGTGGTGATGACATGGGGTTGtttcagagaggtgttctttgagcgaTACTTTCCAGCCATGGTCAGGAATGCGAAGATGGAGGAGTTTATAATCCTGACTTAGCGGCAGTTGATAGTGCAGCAATACGCTACCAGATTCATGGAGTTGTCTTACTTTGCTTCGCTTATGGTACCAGACGAGGTGAGGAAAGCTTGTAAATTTAGAATggtctgaagaaggagatccagAAGCAAATGGAGATACTACAGATTTAAAACTTTGCTACGctagtggataaggccactgtggcagaggagagcctACAAGAGGATACAAAGGTTCAGATTCCGAAGAAGAGGCCAACACCTTCTAGTTCATATTCAGGTGCGAGGTAGAGTTCTTGGAGGAAGTATGAGCACGATAGAGGCCAGCATCTAGATATAGGTGCTAGGGCATTTCAGGGTACCACATCACACCATGTTTGCCCTAGGTATAGGAAGTGGCAGTCGGGAGAATGCAAGGACGGACCAAGTGGTTGCTACCGATGTGGTCAGCCCAGACATAAGACGCAAGAGTGTCGCATGCTATCAAATTTTTAACCTCTACAATAGCAGTATCGTGGTGATAGCCAGGCACCATGTGGAAACTACCAGAAGGGTATAACTCAGGCGATGGTATATTCTTTAATTCCTAGAAATGTTGAGAACGCTGCTGACGTGATGAAAAGTACTATTTCTATTTTGTTAAATAGTGCcactgtattatttgattcaggtgcaacacaTTCCTTCATTTCTCATGAATTCATTAAGTTATGCGGGGTAGAACCACAGTCGTTAGATGTTGAGTTAGAAGTGGTCACATCAACAGGGGCAGGGATAGTGTGTAACAAAATAATCCGAGACTGtctagtagagattcaggggagaatgaTACCTGTTAGTTTGGTTATATTTGATATGCATGGCTTTGATCttattctgggtatggattggttagcatccAGTTATACGAGTATTGACTGccataggaaggaggtagtgttccgACCTCTTGGGGAGTCAGAGTTTAtatttgttgggttgtgtgtgcactctgcaccatggatcctttcggCCATGCAGACGAGGAGATTACTTCTAGAAGAATGCTAGGGTTATTTAGCATTCATAAAATAGGCATCGAGGGAGGAACGTAAACTGGAGGATATCCCCATGGTGGGGGAGTTCTCAAATGTGTTTCCAAAGGACTTgccgggattgcctcctgatcgtgaggtggagttcgctataagGTTGACTCCAGGCACGGCATCGATTTCAAAAGTtctgtatcgtatggctccagcagaactaagggaattgaaggagcagctacaggagctactagataagggttacatctgaccgagtgtttcaccctggggagcaccagcattatttgtaaagaagaaggatgggtcgatgaggatgtgcatcgactacaaagaGATTAACAAGGCGACAGTGAAGAACAAATACCCGTTACCCTAAATAGATGATCTGTTCGACCAGTTACAAGGCACATAtgttttctctaaaatcgatctgcAATCCGAGTATCATCAGCTGAAGATGAAAATGGAAGACGTACCAAAAACTGTATTCCagactaggtatggccactatgaatttctggttatgcctttcggattgaccaatgctcctacaACATTTATAGACTTGATAAACAAGGTGTTCCATaagtatctagatcaattcgtGTTCATTTTCATTAACAACATCCTAGTTTTTTCAAGGAGTCCCAAGCAGCatgcagttcatttgaggttgcTACTTTAGGTACTTAGGGAGAAAAAGTTGTTTGCAAAGTTTAAGAACTGCGAATTGTGGTTGGAGCAAGTGGTATTcttagggcatgtagtgtccaaagaatgGGTGTCAGTGGACCCAAATAAGATAGAAGTGGTGGTGGACTGGACGAgatcgaagaatgttcaggaggttaggagttttctgggtcttgcaaGATACTACCGATGGTTCATAGCAGGGTTCTCCATACTATCAGGCCATTAACATgactcacaaggaagaatgtaaagtttgaatgaactgatgagtgtgagcagagtttttaggaactaAAGTAGCAGTTGGTTACTACACCAGttctgactattccatcaggggatggtggatttgtaatCTTCAATGATGCATCTAAGAAGAGTCTTGGGTGTATTCTAATGCAATAGGGAAAGgaaattgcttatgcttctcgtcaactgaAGGAGTACAgtaagaactacccgacacatgatatggaattaacAGCGGTAGTGTaagcattgaagatctggaggcactacctgtgtggtgaaaggtgcgaggtttttaccgatcataaaagtcttaaatactttttcacccaaaaggagctgaacatgaggcagaggagatagTTGGAGCagataaaggactacgattgtaccattagttaccacccaggaaaagctaatgtgataGTTGATGCTCTAATCCAGAAGTCAGTGGATGCGTTAGTCTCAGTAGTGGGTGTTTAGCATCAAATTggtatggacctagaaaggttaggCATGGAGTTAGTGAAGGggaatcatcaggctttcattactagcttggtaGTGCAGCCGACCTTACGGGAAAAGATCAGAACAGCTCAGATGAAAGAATCAGAGCTGGTCGAGGTTATAGAGGGAGTGCAGAATGGGTTAAAACTGGAtttcaacatctcagatgatgggatgttgagattccataccaggaTCTACATATCGAATGACGCCGAGATCAAGCGGGTCATTCTAGATAAGGCACATTGTTTGCTCTACATAGTACATCCaggaagtacaaaaatgtatagtgATCTAtaagaatctttctggtggtctagtatgaaaAAAGAGATCGCCCATTTCATAGAACAGTGCcagacatgccagcaggtgaaggccgagcaccagaggccaactgGACGATTGCAACAACTTCTtatccctaaatggaagtgggaccacatttccatggactttatcACAGGTTTGCCATTAGCACTTCAcgggttgaatgcgatttgggttgtggttgacagattgatgaAGATAGCCCATTTCATCCTAATTAAAGTCAGTTGTTCCATGGATAGGCAGGCAGAGCTATATGTTTAGGAAATTGTCAGATTGCACGGGTTACCAgtgtctattgtttcagatcgagacccatggTTTACTTTCTAGTTCTGGAAGAGTCTTCAGGAAGCGTTAGGATCTCAACTCACATTTAGTATAGTGTTTCACCTGCAGACAGATGGTCCATTAAAAAGGACCATCCAGATCCTAGACTATATGTTACAGgtgtgtgtactggatttcagtGGCAATTGGATCAGATATCTaccattagttgagttcgcctacaacAATAGTTATCAAGCCAGCATCGAGATAACACCGTATGAAGCACTATATGGTCGGAGATgccgatctccattatattgggatgaggtcagtgaGCAGCAAATTTTAGGGCCAGAGTTTGTCCAGCAAGCCGCTGAGAAGGTCCAGGTTATCAAGGAGAGAATAAagacagctcagagtcggtagaaaagttatgcggatactcaccgACAGGAGCTAGAGTTCAAGATAGGTGATGctgtattttttaggattgccCCGATGAAAGGGTAAATGATATTTAGGAAAAAGAGGAAGTGAAGACCTAGGTACGTCGGGCCATTTGAAATCCTAGAAAGAGTTGGTTCGATGGCGTAcaggatagcattacccccagcactgtctaaaatccatgacgtattccatgtgttCATGCTTAGGAGATATATCCCAGATATTTcacatgtaatcagttatgaATCTTTGGAGCTCGGAGATACCAATTCAGATCCTAGATCATAGAGTGCAGGAGTTACGTACGGAGAGAATTCTGTTAGTAAAGGTACTGTGAcgtaatcatgcagtggaggaagcttcatgggaattaaagTTAGAGATATTTTAGAAGTATCCATAGTTATTCAGAGATGCTCAAAGCTAAACAAGTGAGTAGAGTGGTAAGTAAGTGTCAGtttatatatatagtgtttaAAGTAGGTTTGTTTATAGCTTGGTGTATGTTTGGTCTTCAGGAGAGTTTTGTATGCATATTGTAATCTCTCGAGACAGtgtatgtaaccatgatattccttcaccataagtgagggtaggtaacaaatttgggacggggctactatgtgggtAGCTATTGACTCTTCGGTAAAGATGGATTATGAGATAAAGAGGTAATTGGCAttagttaacaaattttgaggacaaaatttctataaagaaaggagattgtagagacccaaatctggaaaataaagaaataaatgagaaaagaaggaaagggaaaataaaaagggGATTTCAACAagcttcatcgatgagtcccttGTGTTCGCCGACGAAGACCCTTCAGTGGTTCGTCGCCAAATTTTAGAGcatcatcgatgaagagatccagAATGACCGAAAATATTAGGCTTGGAGTTCATCAACAAAACCCTTCAATCGTCGACGAATGACCTTTAGTAGTTTGTCGACAAAGgcaccattcgtcgacgaatatgaccaggtcaaggggtctataaataaaaattatgtttgcttcttcattaagaaacataatttctatctctctctctctctctctctctctctctctaaatcgcgcccacacactctctctctctctctctatgaattCTCGTTGCTCATTGACAGATTCAACGATTGGAAGTTACTACGAGggtctaggggagattctctataagtctagcggaACAGATCCTTGATTTGAGCTTTTTAGGCgttactccaaaatcagggtaagtaagttattttaagGCTTTATGGTTGTTGTGAACTATAAGAAGGCCTAGGGAATGATTAATGCATGGTTGCTGATCTAGAGTTTGTGTTGATCTATTTGGAAAAAAGTGGTTTCAAGATTTTGAACTACAACCACCGCAGGGCGTGGAGTTTGGGGTTTCTAGTGGGCTTTCTTGTAAGTCAGGTAAGAAGATTTGTCTAACATCAGTTACTTTAAATATGAACCAGTTAAATTGTATTTACGGTTTcggaaaaattagggttttgggttatggtctccatttttctttaaacttatatattcttattatattaaaggTTGGAGATGCTTAAacccttgtttttaaattaaatgatattttgcgaaccatttattatattatagcatatttaatcaaatgagtgtgacatgggATGGTAAATGTGAATGAGCTGAACTGGTGAAATATTTGTATGAGATATGGAAACTAGAGTTTCAAATTGTTTTCAGGAATTGTGGAAAACGAGATGTCGGTTTAAGATCGAGGGCTGCGAATGCCTGGTAATGCCAATGAATGAataattttgtgaaaaatactggaattgcttaaatTCTTTATGGAATGAAGACAGGATACTGTGCTttcgttataaattgtatatataatgtATGAACCACGTAAGGAACTGGTTACTAttggagcacggtaccattgctaatgggtgatacagtgcaaccacaccttATTGGTAAGGGTGGGTATCTGAAAAGTCGATTGGCGACTAGCTTTGGTGTATGATCCAGGGTGGGGTTGACCAAAGCGAACTTGTAACATCTAAGTGATTAGACTGGTGGGCCACCAGAGTTGATCGGGTCTATGGACCTCACAACCCAtaccataggggaagtaaatggtgttcatgtGGTGTTCCAAGGCAGGGAGGAGttcgatatgcatatacatgatttaaaaacaaaatggGTGAAGTTACAACTTTGAGTATCGAgttgggaactctcacttgtaatgagcCGCACTATCTTTTATaggaattatatgtatatatatatatatatttatatatttatatatttatatatttatatatatcttctatattaaagggttgagaatgttttaaattCGTAATTCATTTCAGTTAAACTTACTATTGTCTTCTGTTGTAATAAACTTATATGATCACACATTGATGTAATctgatccaccttactgagaagtgtctcaccccaatatacaaatcttgtttcaTGTCCTGCAGGAAACCGGACCTAGCATTCTAGTGGGTTCTGGAGCATAGTGTTTTGTGAGTTTTGTAAGTACTCGTCTAAGTACTTGACTATGGTCAGGTTAtctttttgggattgtaatagaaACATTGGAAGTATTTATGTAATAGGATTGACTTAGAACTCTTGTATGGTATTTTGAGAATGAAGCTTTTCCGCTGCTTT includes:
- the LOC131155941 gene encoding uncharacterized protein LOC131155941, which produces MELVKGNHQAFITSLVVQPTLREKIRTAQMKESELVEVIEGVQNGLKLDFNISDDGMLRFHTRIYISNDAEIKRYEKRDRPFHRTVPDMPAGLPLALHGLNAIWVVVDRLMKIAHFILIKTDGPLKRTIQILDYMLQVCVLDFSGNWIRYLPLVEFAYNNSYQASIEITPYEALYGRRCRSPLYWDEVSEQQILGPEFVQQAAEKVQVIKERIKTAQSR